A DNA window from Coleofasciculus sp. FACHB-T130 contains the following coding sequences:
- a CDS encoding OmpA family protein, which produces MNAKKFLLPFVFLLLPVSATAQTENLKVVVNSNQDGAVNPDDALTLREAIEIVNGTLPLDRLSSAEQSLVSSNVGTTLIAFNLPSADTTIRLVEVLPPLARPGLIVDGTTQPEYDPEGSATAEIAIPIPVVAIAPAANREVFRGLTVVADGVTIRGLSLYGFTSRHRATATLPPADIFIDNPQSAAIKGAANGQKLIENQEGELTPIPNSPKNVVIENNWLGILPDQSVPQQTSAFGVFVFNSLGTTIQRNRIANHDGSGIITSVQAENLQVTENIIVGNGIAGMPDAIRLEGRIDNTQVSANLICGNDGSGVFLFKPQGAAQINNNQIIYNGRRLRRAAVYLMGNDHQVIENQIGHQTGPGVVVASYPKSDRNLIQSNRYFDLDGLSIDLIAQQNTGVQEYQRGDGPNPPRNSPNRRLDTANSAINAPQFISREFFVLGNKTNLSGTADPGSQVTVYQVKENTETPYAPLSEPLTTIAADDEGKFSVTVDNLQPGDRVSAIATIPKYGTSEPAANAEIVSPSPVGDQVNLSSTTNFTSTNILRSRLRTIPQCTTAPAPPVVQVPPEEPPPEPIRIQVPTNVHFALDKATISPESARVLERIAEILQANPPIVVELRGHTDPRASDAYNFDLSNRRAIAVRNYLLRQGIAPERMTIRALGESQPRVTGRNRLDHARNRRVEFIFQDARGIELFVQEEDLQLE; this is translated from the coding sequence ATGAACGCTAAAAAGTTTCTCTTACCTTTTGTTTTTTTACTGTTGCCTGTTTCTGCAACTGCTCAGACAGAAAATTTAAAAGTTGTTGTTAATAGCAACCAGGATGGAGCCGTTAATCCAGATGATGCCTTAACGCTGAGGGAAGCGATTGAGATTGTTAATGGGACATTACCTTTAGATCGTCTTAGTAGTGCCGAACAAAGTCTGGTTTCAAGTAATGTTGGTACGACGCTGATTGCTTTTAATTTGCCGTCAGCAGATACCACCATCCGCCTCGTTGAGGTGTTGCCACCATTAGCTCGTCCGGGATTAATTGTTGATGGTACAACGCAACCAGAGTATGACCCCGAAGGATCTGCAACTGCCGAGATTGCAATTCCGATTCCGGTAGTCGCGATCGCTCCCGCTGCCAATCGAGAAGTCTTCCGTGGCTTAACAGTTGTTGCGGATGGGGTGACGATTCGAGGATTAAGCCTCTATGGTTTTACCTCTCGCCATCGCGCCACTGCAACCTTGCCACCCGCAGATATTTTTATCGATAATCCTCAATCTGCTGCGATTAAGGGAGCTGCGAATGGTCAAAAGTTAATAGAGAATCAGGAAGGCGAACTAACACCCATTCCTAATTCCCCAAAAAATGTAGTAATTGAAAACAACTGGTTAGGGATTTTGCCCGATCAAAGTGTGCCACAGCAAACTTCGGCATTTGGGGTATTTGTCTTTAACAGCTTAGGAACAACGATTCAACGCAACCGAATTGCTAACCACGATGGTAGCGGGATTATTACCTCTGTCCAAGCTGAGAATTTGCAAGTGACAGAAAACATTATTGTTGGCAACGGGATTGCGGGAATGCCCGATGCGATTCGCTTAGAAGGAAGGATTGATAACACGCAGGTTAGCGCTAATTTGATTTGCGGCAACGATGGTAGTGGTGTCTTTTTATTTAAACCCCAAGGCGCGGCGCAGATTAATAATAACCAAATTATTTATAACGGTCGTCGCTTGCGTCGGGCAGCCGTTTACTTAATGGGGAACGATCATCAGGTGATCGAGAACCAAATCGGTCATCAAACCGGACCGGGTGTCGTGGTTGCATCGTATCCCAAGAGCGATCGCAATCTCATTCAATCCAATCGCTACTTCGATTTAGACGGTTTGAGCATTGACTTAATTGCTCAACAAAACACGGGTGTCCAAGAGTACCAACGAGGAGATGGCCCTAATCCACCTCGGAATTCGCCCAATCGTCGCCTGGATACGGCTAACTCAGCGATTAATGCTCCCCAGTTTATTAGCCGCGAATTTTTTGTACTCGGTAATAAAACGAATCTGTCTGGAACTGCCGATCCGGGTTCTCAGGTGACAGTTTATCAAGTGAAGGAGAATACCGAGACGCCCTATGCCCCTCTCAGCGAACCGTTGACGACGATAGCAGCAGATGACGAGGGGAAATTTAGTGTCACGGTTGATAATTTGCAACCGGGAGATAGAGTCAGCGCGATCGCTACAATCCCAAAATACGGTACCTCCGAACCCGCTGCCAATGCTGAAATTGTGTCACCGTCACCAGTCGGCGATCAGGTGAACCTCTCTTCTACCACCAACTTTACCAGCACGAATATATTGCGAAGCAGACTGCGGACAATTCCTCAATGTACCACCGCACCCGCTCCGCCAGTGGTACAAGTGCCACCGGAAGAACCACCGCCAGAACCCATCCGCATCCAGGTGCCAACCAACGTCCACTTTGCCCTCGACAAAGCCACGATTAGTCCAGAAAGTGCCAGAGTTCTGGAGCGAATTGCCGAAATTTTACAAGCAAATCCCCCGATTGTGGTTGAGCTTCGAGGTCACACCGACCCTCGTGCTAGCGATGCTTATAATTTTGACTTGTCAAATCGGCGAGCGATCGCAGTGAGAAATTATTTATTACGGCAAGGCATTGCCCCAGAACGCATGACAATTCGCGCTTTGGGTGAATCTCAACCACGAGTAACTGGAAGAAACCGTCTAGATCATGCCCGGAATCGTCGGGTCGAATTTATCTTCCAAGATGCCAGAGGCATTGAGCTATTTGTCCAAGAAGAAGATTTGCAGTTGGAGTAA
- a CDS encoding isopeptide-forming domain-containing fimbrial protein, with product MKSLQPLLGRTYLRLTAILTCSFAFAFQSLPVSAIDILNTASAAGDNLPPEGVKSNETSVTAGQAALELIKTGDRAAAEPGDTVVYRLALKNTGTATASNISITDTLPVGLRYVPESLQASLTTGSSTAQITIQPATTSNRTVTFNFPKLEPNQTLNVVYAAVVTPDAIRGNGRNQAQETRSNIASHQLRIRPGILSDCGTLIGRVFVDKNFDGEQQPGEPGVPNAVIFMDDGNRITTDANGLFSLANVISGYRTGTLDLTSLPGYTLAPNQKFIERNSQSRLVQLEPGGLVRMNFGVTPTYREGKQ from the coding sequence ATGAAATCCCTGCAACCTCTGTTGGGGCGTACCTACCTGCGTCTAACAGCTATCCTAACGTGTTCGTTTGCTTTTGCTTTTCAGTCGTTGCCCGTTAGCGCAATAGACATCTTGAATACCGCCTCTGCTGCGGGTGACAATCTCCCCCCAGAAGGCGTGAAATCCAATGAAACTTCAGTCACAGCAGGTCAAGCGGCTCTAGAACTGATCAAAACAGGCGATCGCGCCGCAGCAGAACCGGGCGACACGGTTGTTTATCGCTTGGCGTTGAAAAATACCGGCACAGCCACTGCCAGCAATATCAGCATTACAGACACCCTACCTGTGGGCTTACGGTATGTGCCGGAGTCCTTGCAAGCCTCGCTGACCACTGGCTCCAGTACTGCCCAAATCACTATACAACCCGCTACTACGTCCAACCGGACAGTTACCTTTAATTTTCCTAAACTTGAGCCGAACCAAACCCTGAACGTGGTTTATGCCGCCGTGGTAACGCCAGACGCTATTCGCGGTAACGGGAGAAATCAGGCACAAGAAACCAGGAGCAACATCGCCAGCCATCAGTTGCGGATTCGACCCGGCATTTTGTCAGACTGCGGCACCCTGATTGGGCGAGTATTTGTCGATAAAAACTTTGATGGCGAACAGCAGCCAGGAGAACCAGGAGTGCCCAATGCTGTAATTTTTATGGATGACGGCAACCGCATCACAACCGATGCCAACGGTTTATTCTCACTTGCCAACGTTATCTCTGGCTACCGCACCGGAACGCTGGATTTAACCAGTCTACCGGGCTACACTCTGGCTCCCAACCAAAAATTTATTGAGCGCAATAGTCAGTCCCGCCTGGTGCAACTCGAACCGGGAGGATTAGTACGGATGAATTTCGGGGTGACACCCACCTATCGGGAGGGCAAGCAGTGA